One Paraburkholderia agricolaris genomic region harbors:
- the fliL gene encoding flagellar basal body-associated protein FliL — protein sequence MATTTANQQAVPASPGPLKRIILIVLIAIIAAGAAGTGVWFFMSKRAPAPVSAETASAPPPLAAPLFFPLESMTVNLQSDDGQQHFLRIGLTLKLNDPRTQQELTEHMPEVRSRILLALSNKHPEELAPLEGKRALAAELRTLIEEPTDKGAAPIHVQDVLFTEFVVQ from the coding sequence ATGGCAACCACGACCGCAAACCAGCAAGCCGTGCCCGCTTCCCCGGGCCCCTTGAAGCGCATCATCCTGATCGTCCTCATCGCGATCATCGCCGCAGGCGCTGCCGGCACGGGTGTGTGGTTCTTCATGTCCAAACGCGCGCCGGCCCCGGTGTCGGCGGAAACCGCCAGCGCTCCGCCGCCGCTCGCCGCGCCGCTGTTCTTCCCGCTCGAATCGATGACCGTCAACCTGCAATCGGACGACGGTCAGCAACACTTCCTGCGTATCGGCCTGACGCTCAAGCTCAACGACCCGAGAACCCAGCAGGAACTCACCGAGCATATGCCGGAAGTGCGCAGCCGCATCCTCCTCGCCCTGTCGAACAAACACCCGGAAGAACTCGCGCCGCTCGAAGGCAAACGCGCGCTGGCCGCCGAACTCCGGACGCTGATCGAAGAGCCGACCGATAAGGGCGCGGCGCCGATCCATGTCCAGGACGTGCTGTTCACCGAATTCGTCGTGCAGTGA
- the fliM gene encoding flagellar motor switch protein FliM yields the protein MGHEEFMSQEEVDALLKGVTGESDSETEQTDRSGVRPYNIATQERIVRGRMPGLEIINDRFARLLRVGIFNFMRRSAEISVGPVKVVKYSEFTRNLPIPTNLNLVHMKPLRGTSLFVFDPNLVFFVVDNLFGGDGRFHTRVEGRDFTATEQRIIMKLLNLTFEHYAASWKSVRPLQFEFVRSEMHTQFANVATPNEIVIVTQFSIEFGTTGGTLHICMPYSMIEPIRDILSSPIQGEAMEVDRRWVRVLSQQVQAAEVELTADLAQVPVTFEQILNMRKGDVLPINIPEHITAKVDGVPVMECGYGIFNGQYALRVQKMISAADTMKEGGYE from the coding sequence ATGGGCCACGAAGAGTTCATGTCCCAGGAGGAGGTCGATGCCCTCCTCAAGGGCGTCACCGGCGAGTCCGATTCGGAAACCGAGCAGACTGATCGCTCCGGGGTACGTCCGTACAACATCGCGACGCAGGAACGCATCGTCCGCGGCCGGATGCCCGGTCTCGAGATCATCAACGACCGCTTCGCGCGTCTGTTGCGCGTCGGCATCTTCAACTTCATGCGGCGCTCGGCGGAAATCTCCGTCGGTCCGGTGAAGGTGGTGAAGTACAGCGAATTCACCCGCAACCTGCCGATCCCGACCAATCTGAATCTGGTCCACATGAAGCCGTTGCGCGGTACGTCGCTGTTCGTGTTCGACCCGAATCTGGTGTTCTTCGTGGTCGACAACCTGTTCGGCGGCGACGGGCGCTTCCATACCCGCGTCGAAGGCCGCGATTTCACGGCAACCGAGCAGCGCATCATCATGAAGCTGCTCAATCTGACGTTCGAGCACTACGCGGCGTCGTGGAAAAGCGTGCGCCCGCTGCAGTTCGAATTCGTGCGCTCGGAAATGCACACACAGTTCGCCAACGTGGCAACGCCGAACGAAATCGTCATCGTCACGCAGTTCTCGATCGAGTTCGGTACGACGGGCGGCACGCTGCACATCTGCATGCCGTATTCGATGATCGAACCGATCCGCGACATTCTCTCGTCGCCGATCCAGGGCGAGGCGATGGAAGTCGACCGTCGCTGGGTTCGCGTGCTGTCGCAACAGGTGCAGGCAGCGGAAGTGGAACTGACCGCCGACCTCGCGCAGGTGCCGGTCACGTTCGAACAGATCCTGAACATGCGCAAGGGCGATGTTCTGCCGATCAATATCCCCGAACACATCACGGCGAAAGTCGATGGCGTGCCGGTGATGGAATGCGGCTACGGAATTTTCAATGGTCAGTACGCGTTGCGGGTCCAGAAAATGATCAGCGCAGCCGACACGATGAAGGAAGGTGGATATGAGTGA
- the fliN gene encoding flagellar motor switch protein FliN, translated as MSDLNAKTEAELATGEPQLAADAGSAEDDAAMADWASALAEQNDNTEVSAATAGVFQPLSKVESTSTRNDIDMILDIPVQMTVELGRTKIAIRNLLQLAQGSVVELDGMAGEPMDVLVNGCLIAQGEVVVVNDKFGIRLTDIITPSERIRKLNR; from the coding sequence ATGAGTGACCTGAACGCAAAGACTGAGGCCGAGCTGGCCACCGGCGAGCCGCAACTGGCCGCCGACGCCGGCAGCGCCGAAGACGACGCGGCGATGGCCGACTGGGCCAGCGCGCTGGCCGAGCAGAACGACAACACGGAAGTCAGCGCGGCCACGGCCGGCGTGTTCCAGCCGCTCTCGAAGGTCGAGTCGACCTCGACGCGCAACGACATCGACATGATCCTGGACATTCCCGTCCAGATGACCGTCGAACTCGGCCGCACCAAGATCGCGATCCGCAATCTGCTGCAACTCGCGCAAGGCTCGGTGGTGGAGCTGGACGGCATGGCGGGCGAACCGATGGACGTGCTGGTCAACGGCTGCCTGATCGCCCAGGGCGAAGTGGTGGTCGTGAACGACAAGTTCGGTATCCGTCTGACCGACATCATCACGCCGTCCGAACGCATCCGGAAGCTGAATCGATGA
- the fliO gene encoding flagellar biosynthetic protein FliO translates to MKRVAGRAMLHASRNVLNRTVPAASTAATATATTSTATSARVFAVACVASFAASAAHAADMNAVNNAANIASGVGAGTAVPALGVGAVLQTIVGLLVVIGLVFACAWLARRFGLQPANRSGLVKTIGGASLGGKERVAVVEIGDTWLVLGTAPGNVRLLHTMPAGSVAGDSIASTQPATAGGSDASAKGTALPGTFGQRFRDALRGEVSKRFNGQGNGDR, encoded by the coding sequence ATGAAACGCGTTGCCGGTCGCGCCATGCTGCACGCGTCGCGCAATGTTCTCAATCGCACTGTGCCCGCAGCCTCAACAGCAGCGACCGCAACGGCAACGACGTCCACGGCCACTTCGGCGCGGGTGTTCGCAGTGGCCTGCGTGGCGAGCTTCGCAGCATCGGCCGCGCACGCAGCCGACATGAACGCGGTCAACAACGCCGCGAACATCGCATCGGGTGTCGGCGCCGGCACGGCCGTTCCGGCGCTCGGCGTAGGCGCGGTGCTGCAAACCATCGTCGGCCTGCTGGTGGTGATCGGCCTGGTGTTCGCCTGCGCATGGCTCGCGCGCCGCTTCGGCTTGCAGCCGGCCAATCGCAGCGGCCTCGTGAAGACGATCGGCGGCGCCTCGCTCGGCGGCAAGGAGCGCGTCGCCGTGGTAGAGATCGGCGACACGTGGCTCGTGCTCGGCACGGCACCCGGCAATGTGCGCCTGCTGCACACCATGCCCGCCGGTTCGGTCGCGGGCGATTCCATCGCGAGCACGCAACCGGCCACAGCTGGCGGGTCGGATGCATCGGCTAAGGGCACAGCGTTGCCCGGCACCTTCGGTCAACGCTTTCGCGACGCTCTACGAGGCGAAGTGAGCAAACGTTTCAACGGGCAAGGCAACGGGGATCGGTAA
- the fliP gene encoding flagellar type III secretion system pore protein FliP (The bacterial flagellar biogenesis protein FliP forms a type III secretion system (T3SS)-type pore required for flagellar assembly.), with amino-acid sequence MQFSLQSSRPVQSGHQAHTTRMSRIALKAIAVLRRVAPVALPALMLALPTLSFAQAAGLPAFNTSPGPNGGTTYSLSVQTMLLLTMLSFLPAMVLMMTSFTRIIIVLSLLRQALGTTTTPPNQVLVGLALFLTLFVMSPVLDKAYNDGYKPFSEGTIPMETAVGRGLAPFKTFMLRQTRESDLALFARISHAAPMQGPEDVPLSLLVPSFVTSELKTGFQIGFTIFIPFLIIDMVVASVLMSMGMMMVSPATISLPFKLMLFVLVDGWQLLLGSLAQSFV; translated from the coding sequence ATGCAGTTCAGTCTTCAATCATCGCGACCCGTGCAGTCAGGCCATCAAGCGCACACCACTCGCATGTCTCGCATCGCTTTGAAAGCCATTGCCGTCCTGCGCCGCGTGGCGCCCGTGGCGTTACCGGCACTGATGCTCGCGCTGCCGACGCTGTCGTTCGCACAAGCCGCCGGCTTGCCGGCCTTCAATACAAGCCCGGGCCCGAACGGCGGCACGACCTACTCGCTGAGCGTGCAGACGATGCTGCTGCTCACGATGCTGTCGTTTCTGCCGGCCATGGTGCTGATGATGACGAGCTTCACGCGCATCATCATCGTCTTGTCGCTGCTGCGTCAGGCGCTCGGCACCACCACCACGCCGCCGAACCAGGTGCTGGTCGGCCTCGCGCTGTTCCTCACGCTGTTCGTGATGTCGCCGGTGCTCGACAAGGCCTATAACGACGGCTACAAACCGTTCTCCGAAGGCACGATCCCGATGGAGACCGCCGTCGGCCGCGGCCTCGCGCCGTTCAAGACGTTTATGCTGCGCCAGACCCGCGAAAGCGATCTCGCGCTGTTCGCCCGCATCTCGCACGCCGCACCCATGCAAGGTCCGGAAGACGTGCCGCTGTCATTGCTGGTGCCGTCGTTCGTGACGAGCGAACTGAAGACGGGTTTCCAGATCGGCTTCACGATTTTCATCCCGTTCCTGATCATCGACATGGTGGTAGCGAGCGTGCTGATGTCGATGGGGATGATGATGGTGTCGCCCGCCACCATCTCGCTGCCGTTCAAGCTGATGCTGTTCGTGCTGGTGGACGGTTGGCAATTGCTGCTCGGCTCGCTCGCGCAAAGCTTTGTTTAA
- the fliQ gene encoding flagellar biosynthesis protein FliQ: MNQESVMTLAHQAMYVGLLLAAPLLLVALVVGLVVSLFQAATQINETTLSFIPKLLAIAITMVIAGPWMLTTMLDYLRQTLTNIPSLVN, translated from the coding sequence ATGAATCAAGAATCCGTCATGACGCTCGCGCACCAGGCCATGTATGTCGGCCTGCTGCTTGCCGCGCCGTTGCTGCTGGTCGCGCTGGTGGTCGGTCTGGTGGTGAGCCTGTTCCAGGCCGCCACGCAGATCAACGAAACCACGCTGTCGTTCATTCCGAAGCTGCTCGCGATCGCCATCACGATGGTGATCGCCGGTCCGTGGATGCTGACGACCATGCTCGACTACCTACGCCAGACGCTCACCAACATCCCCTCGCTGGTCAACTGA
- the fliR gene encoding flagellar biosynthetic protein FliR codes for MFSVTYAQLNAWLTAFLWPFVRILALVATAPVLGHRSLPTRVKIGLAAFITIIVAPTLGALPQVTVFSAEGVWIIVNQFLIGIALGMTMQIVFQAISATGDFVGLGMGLGFATFFDAQASSSSQVLSSYMNTIAMLVFLVIDGHLQMISALLATFQSVPVSANILGAPGWRTLANFGSTVFSAGLLLSLPVVVALLITNLALGILNRAAPQIGVFQIGFPLTMLIGMLLLQLMIPNMIPFFMRLFDIGIDQMGRVAAGLK; via the coding sequence ATGTTTTCCGTCACCTACGCCCAACTGAACGCCTGGCTCACGGCGTTCCTGTGGCCGTTCGTGCGGATTCTCGCGCTGGTGGCAACCGCGCCGGTGCTCGGCCACCGCTCGCTGCCCACACGCGTGAAGATCGGCCTCGCGGCCTTCATCACGATCATCGTCGCGCCCACGCTCGGCGCGCTGCCGCAAGTCACGGTGTTTTCCGCCGAAGGGGTGTGGATCATCGTCAACCAGTTCCTGATCGGCATCGCGCTCGGCATGACGATGCAGATCGTGTTTCAGGCGATCAGCGCCACCGGCGATTTCGTCGGACTCGGCATGGGCCTCGGCTTCGCGACATTCTTCGATGCGCAGGCGAGCAGTTCGAGCCAGGTGCTGTCGAGCTATATGAACACTATCGCCATGCTGGTGTTTCTGGTGATCGACGGCCATCTGCAGATGATCAGTGCGCTGCTGGCCACCTTCCAGTCCGTTCCGGTGTCGGCGAACATTCTGGGCGCACCTGGCTGGCGCACCCTGGCGAATTTCGGCAGCACAGTGTTTTCCGCGGGCCTGCTGCTGTCGCTGCCGGTGGTTGTCGCACTGCTGATCACCAATCTCGCGCTCGGCATACTGAACCGCGCCGCGCCGCAAATCGGCGTGTTCCAGATCGGCTTTCCACTGACGATGCTGATCGGCATGCTGCTTCTGCAACTGATGATCCCGAACATGATTCCGTTCTTCATGCGCCTGTTCGATATCGGCATCGATCAGATGGGACGGGTTGCAGCCGGATTGAAGTAG
- the flgL gene encoding flagellar hook-associated protein FlgL produces the protein MRISSMQYFNMNVATMSDQQAQLSQLYAQISSGVSLSTPSDNPLGAAQAVQLSSTATSLAQYTTNQNVALSSLQQEDSTLGSVNTVLQSIHTLVLRAGDGSLNDGDRGSIATQLQSLRSQLLTLANSTDPQGNALFGGYQSTAQPYTTNSAGAVTYSGDTGTPAMQITPSHTIQTGDNGIAIFNSVAAIGTSSVPAATTGNTGTGVVSTVSMTNPTNPANADKYSISFTSATTYTVTQTTPSGTVTTGGPQPFTAGSAITLGGQTVSISGAPNAGDSFTVTPATQGSTDVFANLSQLITTLQTPVSGGASTASFQSALTTSMTQLENTMNNVVTAQAAVGGREQQVQALQTVTQTNTLQTASNLADLTQTDMVKTIGQYTMTQNALQAAQQAFVKIQSVSLFQYLN, from the coding sequence ATGCGTATCTCCAGCATGCAGTACTTCAACATGAACGTTGCGACGATGAGCGACCAGCAAGCTCAGCTGTCGCAGCTGTACGCACAGATCTCGAGCGGCGTGAGCCTCTCCACGCCGTCGGACAATCCGCTCGGCGCGGCGCAGGCGGTGCAGTTGAGCTCGACGGCGACGAGCCTCGCGCAGTACACGACCAACCAGAATGTGGCGCTGTCTTCGCTGCAGCAGGAAGATTCGACGCTCGGCAGCGTCAATACCGTGCTGCAGAGTATTCACACGCTGGTGCTGCGCGCCGGCGACGGTTCGTTGAACGACGGCGACCGTGGCTCGATCGCGACGCAATTGCAGAGCTTGCGCAGCCAGTTGCTCACGCTTGCCAACTCGACCGACCCGCAGGGCAATGCGTTGTTTGGCGGTTATCAAAGCACCGCGCAGCCATACACCACCAACTCGGCCGGCGCGGTGACCTATTCGGGCGATACAGGCACGCCTGCCATGCAGATCACCCCCTCGCACACCATTCAGACGGGTGACAACGGGATCGCGATCTTCAACAGCGTGGCGGCGATCGGCACCAGCTCGGTACCGGCCGCGACGACCGGCAACACCGGCACAGGCGTAGTTAGCACCGTCAGCATGACGAATCCGACCAACCCGGCCAACGCGGACAAGTACAGCATTTCCTTCACGTCGGCGACCACTTACACGGTGACCCAGACCACGCCTTCCGGCACGGTGACCACGGGCGGACCGCAACCGTTCACGGCCGGCTCCGCGATCACGCTGGGTGGGCAGACCGTGTCGATCAGCGGCGCGCCGAACGCGGGCGACAGCTTCACGGTGACGCCGGCCACGCAAGGCAGCACGGACGTGTTCGCCAACCTGAGCCAGTTGATCACCACCTTGCAAACGCCGGTGTCGGGCGGCGCCTCGACTGCCAGCTTCCAGAGCGCGCTGACCACCAGCATGACCCAGCTCGAAAACACAATGAACAACGTCGTGACAGCGCAGGCGGCGGTGGGTGGCCGCGAGCAGCAAGTGCAGGCATTGCAGACGGTTACGCAGACCAACACCTTGCAGACGGCGAGCAACCTGGCGGATCTCACCCAGACCGACATGGTCAAGACGATCGGCCAGTACACGATGACGCAAAACGCGCTGCAAGCGGCACAACAGGCATTCGTGAAGATTCAGAGCGTTTCGCTGTTCCAGTACCTGAACTGA
- the flgK gene encoding flagellar hook-associated protein FlgK encodes MSSNLINLGLSGLNAAQWGLTTTGQNISNASTPGYTIETPVYAESAGQYTGSGYLPQGVSTVTVTRQYSQYLTTQLNNAQSSGSSLSTYNTLISQLNNLVGSPTSGIASAITSYFTGLQNVSNNASSLATRQTAMSGAQTLVNQINAAGQQYDALRQSVNTQLSNTVSQINSYTQQIAQLNGQISQASTQGQPPNQLMDQRDLAVSNLSQLIGVNVVNSNGSYSVFMANGQPLVSSTNSYNLGTAPSTGDTSELSVQYLGQAGANPAAAPQNLPDSKVTGGTLGGLLAFRSQTLDPAEAQLGAIAVSFASQVNAQNSLGVTLAGAQGGALFSVGGPTVYANTQNTGNAQLNVSFANPAQPTTGDYTLSYNGSVYTLTDNSTGNVVGSAANLSKPINGLNFSTTGTMNAGDSFTVEPTRGALNSFNTATTDPSAIAAAAPVLGSATASNTGTGTITQGTVTAGYTMPNATTTLSYNGTGLTGFPAGSTVTVTAGTPPTTTTYDTGTTPVIPYSATTGATLTINNAAAGSMNGVSVTISGAPAAGDTFTIGPNTGASNDGRNALALSNLSNAKALAGGTVTLTGAYANYVNQIGNQTNQIQTSSTAQTALVTQITTAQQSVSGVNINEEAANLLQYQQLYQANSKVIQTAQTLFQTILGIFQ; translated from the coding sequence ATGTCGAGCAACCTCATCAATCTCGGACTCAGTGGACTGAACGCAGCCCAGTGGGGACTTACGACGACCGGCCAGAACATCAGCAATGCGTCGACGCCGGGCTACACGATCGAAACCCCGGTCTACGCGGAAAGCGCCGGCCAGTACACGGGTTCCGGCTACTTGCCGCAGGGGGTCTCGACTGTCACCGTGACGCGCCAGTACAGCCAGTATCTGACCACTCAGCTGAACAACGCGCAGAGCTCGGGCAGCTCGCTGTCGACCTATAACACGCTGATCTCGCAACTGAACAATCTGGTCGGGAGCCCGACTTCCGGCATTGCGAGCGCGATCACCAGCTATTTCACCGGTCTGCAGAACGTCTCGAACAACGCCTCCAGTCTGGCCACCCGCCAGACCGCGATGAGCGGCGCGCAGACGCTCGTGAACCAGATCAATGCCGCCGGCCAGCAATACGACGCGCTGCGCCAGAGCGTCAACACGCAGCTCAGCAACACCGTTTCGCAGATCAACAGCTACACGCAGCAGATCGCGCAGTTGAACGGCCAGATTTCCCAGGCCAGCACGCAAGGACAGCCGCCGAACCAGTTGATGGATCAGCGCGATCTCGCCGTGTCGAACCTGTCACAACTGATCGGCGTGAACGTCGTGAACAGCAACGGCAGCTACAGCGTGTTCATGGCCAACGGCCAGCCGCTCGTGTCGTCAACCAACAGCTACAACCTGGGCACCGCGCCTTCGACGGGCGATACCAGCGAATTGTCGGTGCAGTATCTCGGCCAGGCCGGCGCCAACCCGGCCGCCGCGCCGCAAAACCTGCCCGACAGCAAAGTCACCGGGGGGACGCTGGGCGGTCTGCTGGCATTCCGCAGCCAGACGCTCGATCCGGCCGAAGCGCAACTTGGCGCGATTGCAGTGAGCTTCGCTTCGCAGGTCAATGCGCAGAACAGCCTTGGCGTTACGCTCGCCGGCGCTCAAGGCGGCGCGCTGTTCTCGGTGGGCGGCCCCACCGTCTACGCGAACACGCAGAATACCGGCAATGCGCAGCTAAACGTCTCGTTCGCGAATCCCGCGCAGCCGACCACCGGCGATTACACGCTGTCCTACAACGGCAGCGTCTACACGCTGACCGACAATTCGACCGGCAACGTGGTGGGCTCGGCGGCCAATCTGAGCAAGCCGATCAATGGCCTGAATTTCTCGACCACCGGCACGATGAACGCCGGCGACTCGTTCACGGTTGAACCGACCCGCGGCGCGCTCAACAGCTTCAACACCGCGACCACGGACCCGTCGGCGATCGCCGCCGCCGCGCCCGTGCTGGGTTCCGCAACGGCGAGCAACACCGGCACCGGCACGATCACGCAAGGCACGGTGACGGCCGGCTACACGATGCCGAATGCGACCACTACGCTGTCGTACAACGGCACCGGCCTCACCGGTTTCCCGGCTGGCTCGACGGTGACGGTGACGGCCGGCACACCGCCGACCACCACCACCTACGACACCGGCACGACGCCGGTCATCCCGTATTCGGCGACCACCGGTGCGACGCTGACGATCAACAACGCGGCGGCGGGCAGCATGAACGGCGTGTCGGTCACGATCAGCGGCGCACCGGCTGCCGGCGACACCTTCACCATCGGCCCGAACACCGGCGCAAGCAACGACGGCCGCAACGCGCTGGCGCTGTCGAACCTGTCCAACGCGAAAGCGCTGGCCGGCGGCACGGTCACGCTGACGGGCGCCTATGCGAACTACGTCAACCAGATCGGCAACCAGACCAACCAGATTCAGACCTCGAGCACGGCGCAGACCGCGCTGGTGACGCAGATCACCACCGCGCAGCAGTCGGTCTCGGGCGTGAACATCAACGAAGAAGCAGCCAACCTGCTTCAGTATCAGCAGCTGTATCAGGCAAACAGCAAGGTCATCCAAACCGCGCAGACCCTGTTCCAGACGATACTTGGCATCTTCCAGTGA
- a CDS encoding flagellar brake protein — protein MDTNQSHGQTDAPGQSHAPLDESTPDFGRRNPLEIGVQLRNLVNRGDFLTVEYAGGQLVTRLLEVDVRGRTFTFDWGALSEQNKGLLAAPRCQFHASPDGVRVEFVTATPRETRYEGLPAFEADFPEVLFYVQRREYFRVDAPILDPYVCSGRLPEGDTFRFEVHDLSLGGVGMRTTDERVAELPMGVRLQDCELSLGGFGRLSLDLQLVSHRSTALPNGTQRYQLGFRFLTLPGNAENTLQRLITQLEMKRRSLVR, from the coding sequence ATGGATACTAACCAGTCGCACGGCCAGACCGACGCACCCGGCCAGTCGCACGCTCCGCTAGACGAAAGCACACCCGATTTCGGCCGTCGCAATCCGCTGGAGATCGGCGTTCAGTTGCGTAACCTCGTCAATCGGGGCGATTTCCTCACCGTTGAATATGCGGGTGGTCAGCTCGTGACGCGCCTGCTCGAGGTCGACGTGCGAGGGCGCACCTTCACGTTCGATTGGGGCGCGCTCTCCGAACAGAACAAAGGCTTGCTGGCCGCGCCGCGCTGCCAGTTCCATGCTTCGCCCGACGGTGTGCGCGTCGAGTTCGTGACCGCCACACCGCGCGAAACCCGCTATGAAGGGCTGCCCGCGTTCGAGGCGGACTTCCCTGAAGTGCTGTTCTACGTTCAGCGCCGCGAGTATTTCCGCGTCGACGCGCCGATTCTCGACCCGTATGTGTGCAGCGGCCGTTTGCCCGAAGGCGACACATTCCGTTTCGAAGTGCACGACCTGTCGCTCGGCGGCGTGGGCATGCGCACCACGGATGAGCGCGTGGCCGAATTGCCGATGGGCGTGCGCTTGCAGGATTGCGAGCTGTCGCTTGGCGGGTTCGGCCGGCTTTCGCTCGATCTGCAACTGGTGTCGCACCGCTCCACGGCGTTGCCGAATGGCACCCAGCGCTATCAACTCGGTTTTCGTTTTCTGACGCTGCCGGGAAACGCCGAAAACACGCTGCAACGTCTGATTACGCAACTCGAAATGAAGCGCCGCTCGCTGGTGCGCTGA
- the flgJ gene encoding flagellar assembly peptidoglycan hydrolase FlgJ — protein MNSDTTNSANMANDLTQRFALDVQGFGKLSAQAKASPQAGMKMAAQQFDAVFTQMMLKSMRDATPQDGPFDSHDSATFTSMMDQQLSQQLSQKGIGVADAMLKQMMRNQGLQAGGSGAGGGLAGMANALGGGSGGDEGQTAALNALAKAYGNAQANGQLAMGKGYSANSALTPPLKGDGSSPKVDAFVDKLAEPAQAASAATGIPARFIIGQAALESGWGKSEIKKSDGSTSHNVFGIKATKDWTGKTVSTVTTEYVNGKPQRMVEKFRAYDSYQEAMTDYASLLKGNPRYAQVINSAHDVNGFANGMQRAGYATDPHYAKKLMSIMQKMG, from the coding sequence ATGAATTCGGATACGACCAATTCCGCCAATATGGCGAACGACCTGACCCAGCGCTTCGCGCTCGACGTGCAGGGCTTCGGCAAATTGAGCGCGCAGGCCAAGGCTTCGCCGCAGGCCGGGATGAAGATGGCCGCGCAGCAGTTCGACGCGGTGTTCACCCAGATGATGTTGAAGAGCATGCGCGATGCGACGCCGCAGGACGGCCCGTTCGATTCGCACGACAGCGCCACCTTCACGTCGATGATGGATCAGCAGTTGTCGCAACAGTTGTCGCAGAAGGGCATTGGCGTGGCTGACGCGATGCTCAAGCAGATGATGCGCAATCAGGGTCTGCAAGCAGGCGGCAGCGGCGCGGGTGGCGGTCTGGCCGGCATGGCCAATGCACTGGGTGGCGGCAGCGGCGGCGACGAAGGTCAGACCGCGGCGCTGAACGCGCTCGCCAAGGCCTATGGCAATGCGCAGGCCAATGGCCAACTGGCGATGGGTAAGGGCTACTCGGCCAACAGTGCGCTGACTCCGCCGCTCAAAGGCGACGGCAGTTCGCCGAAGGTCGACGCCTTCGTCGACAAGCTCGCCGAGCCGGCCCAGGCCGCCAGCGCGGCAACCGGCATTCCGGCGCGTTTCATTATCGGCCAGGCCGCGCTTGAATCGGGCTGGGGCAAGAGCGAGATCAAGAAGTCGGACGGGTCGACCAGCCATAACGTGTTTGGCATCAAGGCGACCAAGGACTGGACCGGCAAGACCGTTTCGACGGTCACGACAGAGTATGTGAACGGCAAGCCGCAGCGCATGGTCGAAAAATTCCGTGCGTACGACTCGTATCAGGAAGCGATGACCGACTACGCGAGCCTGCTCAAGGGCAACCCGCGTTATGCGCAGGTGATTAACTCCGCGCATGACGTGAATGGCTTTGCCAATGGCATGCAGCGCGCGGGTTACGCGACCGATCCGCATTACGCTAAAAAACTGATGTCCATCATGCAGAAAATGGGCTGA